Proteins from a single region of Felis catus isolate Fca126 chromosome B4, F.catus_Fca126_mat1.0, whole genome shotgun sequence:
- the ZCRB1 gene encoding zinc finger CCHC-type and RNA-binding motif-containing protein 1 isoform X2: MKDKDTRKSKGVAFILFLDKDSAQNCTRAINNKQLFGRVIKASIAIDNGRAAEFIRRRNYFDKSKCYECGESGHLSYACPKNMLGEREPPKKKEKKKKKKIPEPEEEIEEVEESEDEGEDPALDSLSQAIAFQQAKIEEEQKKWKPSSGGPSTSDDSRRPRIKKSTYFSDEEELSD; the protein is encoded by the exons ATGAAAGATAAAGATACCAGGAAGAGCAAAGgagttgcatttattttatttttggataaagACTCTGCACAAAACTGTACCAGGGCAATAAACAACAAACAG TTATTTGGTAGAGTGATAAAAGCAAGCATTGCTATCGACAATGGAAGAGCAGCTGAGTTCATCCGAAGACGAAACTACTTTGATAAATCTAAGTGTTATGAATGTGGG GAAAGTGGACATTTAAGTTATGCCTGTCCTAAAAATATGCTTGGAGAACGTGAACctccaaagaagaaagagaaaaagaaaaaaaagaaaattcctgaaCCAGAAGAAGAAAT tgaagaagtagaagaaagtgAAGATGAAGGGGAAGATCCTGCCCTTGACAGCCTTAGTCAGGCCATAGCTTTCCAG CAAGCCaaaattgaagaagaacaaaaaaaatggaaaccgAGTTCAGGGGGTCCCTCAACATCAGATGATTCAAGACGCCCAAGGATAAAGAAAAGCACATATTTCAGTGATGAAGAAGAACTGAgtgattaa
- the ZCRB1 gene encoding zinc finger CCHC-type and RNA-binding motif-containing protein 1 isoform X1, translated as MSGGLAPSKSTVYVSNLPFSLTNNDLYRIFSKYGKVVKVTIMKDKDTRKSKGVAFILFLDKDSAQNCTRAINNKQLFGRVIKASIAIDNGRAAEFIRRRNYFDKSKCYECGESGHLSYACPKNMLGEREPPKKKEKKKKKKIPEPEEEIEEVEESEDEGEDPALDSLSQAIAFQQAKIEEEQKKWKPSSGGPSTSDDSRRPRIKKSTYFSDEEELSD; from the exons atgaGTGGTGGATTGGCCCCAAGTAAAAGCACAGTGTATGTATCCAACTTGCCCTTTTCCCTGACCAACAATGACTTATACCGG ATATTTTCCAAATATGGCAAAGTTGTAAA GGTTACTATAATGAAAGATAAAGATACCAGGAAGAGCAAAGgagttgcatttattttatttttggataaagACTCTGCACAAAACTGTACCAGGGCAATAAACAACAAACAG TTATTTGGTAGAGTGATAAAAGCAAGCATTGCTATCGACAATGGAAGAGCAGCTGAGTTCATCCGAAGACGAAACTACTTTGATAAATCTAAGTGTTATGAATGTGGG GAAAGTGGACATTTAAGTTATGCCTGTCCTAAAAATATGCTTGGAGAACGTGAACctccaaagaagaaagagaaaaagaaaaaaaagaaaattcctgaaCCAGAAGAAGAAAT tgaagaagtagaagaaagtgAAGATGAAGGGGAAGATCCTGCCCTTGACAGCCTTAGTCAGGCCATAGCTTTCCAG CAAGCCaaaattgaagaagaacaaaaaaaatggaaaccgAGTTCAGGGGGTCCCTCAACATCAGATGATTCAAGACGCCCAAGGATAAAGAAAAGCACATATTTCAGTGATGAAGAAGAACTGAgtgattaa